aaagatataaattcttatatacattttaaacttttatatgatTGTAGAAACGTTTTACAGACAGAAATTATCATTTAGACTAattatttaatctgaaaattaactattttatttctgtaCCTATAGCTTTAGAGTTAaggtcatatatttattataaaaatcatataaaaacaagtgtaaatttaaaaatacaatttaaaatttaaatttagaaatacttcaaaatgttctaaaaatcattaaatggaAAAATGACGTTAAATTCAAAATCTTCAAAAAGTTTTATGTACGCATTATAATCtcaaactcaattattatagttgtaattgtaatgtatttaaatgtatttgattatttaaaataatttaattaatatgaatgctgtaagattaagttttaactaactatgtacgtttaattcataaatatttttacattccttgtctatatgaaagaaaatatgtcacaataatactttataactaataggatagtgagacaaaaaatgtaaaaaggaatatgttttgccctccccttgacaaattcctgATGACGCCCTTGCACCtggaagcataatatttttttaaaaccattgatctatacaatgtataaaaatgcaatatatgCAACAATGCACATGatatatgtcggttagtaaaatgtacgtactaattgataaaaacaaataatatttaattcgtaaatttaaaataaatcaaaatattattttttaaagaatatttttaatactaatttttaacagtttattaaatttaggtttactgtataataggtactcaaatactttttaaaagtatttttatacaataatgtttgactaataataagcaaacacattgtattattcctcactgtaatacacatagataataatataatacatttcattttaataaattttatagttcaataatttttactaataatatagatactataattttattccacagattaacggATTAACAGATTAACGGTCGGTGCGAGAATGTAATGTTACTGTTCGAATGGTGTAAAAactagcatattatattttactatataatataccagcggttttcatacttttaatatttgcttaccacctacacagtttgaacattttcatgtaacacttgaacaaataacgttttttttgcttttcaatgAGCCATATCATGAACCTTCCGCGTAatgatgaaaatttatatttacatttttgaaactgaaatataattatatataggtaataatatatttttctgccgtgtagaatattattatttttaaattgtattggtctTACGCCCAGCAACTGAGCCCATTAGCTGAAGGGTGGTACTATGATACTTCTATGATAGTATGGTACTAGGATGGTAGGGAATTGAccgaattgaatttaatttattgtggcccgcttttgcatttatacatgttaatatgtgtattgttttttttttttattacctacaggGTACTCACATTTGCGAAAGCACTGTCTCGTACTTTCGTCTGTTAGACAAAAatttacctaggtaggtactaaataactaccgttgtttaacaaaaaaaatcttactcgtatacctaagtttactcagacagcacaacaaataaaaatgtagatgtcagggttaaatcacataaaaacacacgaattaattattgttcttttattagtacaaaaagacCACAGATTGTCGTACTTCACTTGTTCAAAAACAATTcgcagtattttctatacaccatgaaattttgaatatatgttgactcaatttgggctgtttacggacattgtcagttttcaatttttttagtttttttttccacataaatcaattatgttttatttgttgtttaaaaaagGGTGAACATTTTTACcacctttttactattatatccgtgagcaaacagatatttaacaataCTGGATATTACTAAGTTTCAACAATTGTTAACTTAAGTTGCatttagtttagattttgtcgaaacaatttcttgtaaatattaaatttcatatgccAATTTTGtatcaagaaaaaaactttttatacataaattgttaaaaaaaaaaaactctattcGGATAAGCTGTATGGcgtttatattctaaatattaaaatttttgttttatttgatattaataataattgtgcctatataattttatttttacgcattaaatgcttataatattctcataagCTAATACAATATCATTTCATACAtctaaaataacgtatacagttttaaaaagcaaaagaaaaaacgttatttgttcaagtggtacatgaaatttttcaaactgtgtaggtggtaagcgaatattaaaagtatgagaaccgctggtataaaaaaaaagtcactttcaacaataacattgaattcaaatttaacagcagCTTTTATAGTCGCCCATTTGTTATCTTATGTAgtgcagagtgacatccacttctaataacgtagaaataagataaatataaatatgactcctgtcgatagttatattaaaatagtaaaattacgctataacattcctccaggtgttcggagggctctcgaaattgtgtattcgagaattagatcatattcaccgtacaatataattgtatggaaaaaagcacattGAATGTATTAACTTCAATcaacataaactattatattatatgccttgcctgattcgcagttgcttgtagataatattgtaggagtttttggttttagataaaacaaagttatactgcaaatacacaaattgaattgaagaatgcactgattattgctcacataaggagtccagttgtcgctcgttgaaatcggttttttggGACTTGAGatgttgttactctggtggttggtgatcatgcactggtttaagggacgacgcgaggatgctgaccagagagtggtaggcggttttatcaaaaagttagcgtgagcctgggaactagattattctttggcgtcagcataaaataaagtcccacacatcctacgtaatacctttataagtgcgtgccgatatcttaattgtcgttgttcatggttttatttgatgcgaccgatttctacaaacaaCAGTCTggtcgttgtttattattctgtaaaattttagtttattaaaatggtgtgtgagcatatcattacacacTTGTCCACCTTTGTCTTATTGTACAATGGTTTTTCCTATTTGAATGTACTTTAAGGATATATTCATTTGTATCTACTTTCAATTTCACCATCTTTATCTGTCATGGAATTTActgattgatttaaatatttaattcctaagatcaaaatatgtatgccatttataaatgtaataaatgcttcattattaataaataaattttgtaaaaactatttactattgttaaatcaaatatttaagatataatattataatgatatattatttgaatattataatcaagttcagttggacatttttttattacacataagTTGCAATTACTAAAGAAAAATGACAAGTGGGTAGGACACTTTTGTTGGATACATGAACTCTCAAAATGCCTGTATCCTGTCTACAACTGTTTTTgtcttaaggggattccataccgtgatgttctgtttttgtctaacacacgtgcgacataggatttttgacggattctttgccaaatatatcaattaatctaataaagtgatgagaattctgaaaacagatttgctGATATGCCTGTATCCTGTCTCTAGGCAGCCCTAAGGCTCTGGGCGAGGGAATCTATCCACCCTATCGCACTCTTAATTATGCCCCTGCTACAGATAAACGTTAtgtgtaagaatgtaagattactgttcgattagtgtggaaactatgcaaatattattaaatgcatgCTTTCAGGGGTGGATTGGGGAGTTATTTCGGCatggtaaatattgtaaatattaaataaaactaatagtattaaatacttgaatttaaaatacataagaaaaattattttttgggaaacattttaaatattattatttgacagtTTATTACTAGGTagctactcaaatactttttgaaagtatttttaaaaagtattagtggtcactataatacacataaaacatttcattttcatacattttataggtcattaatttttacaaaaaaatttgctatttcTCATTTTCCTATCATtcttaactagttaaaatacGCAAATTCGCCAACTTTCGaaggaaataactttcaaaataatgatttcagtaaaattgttttttgcacaattgttcttaagtcttaactcgttgaagtatgtatgattcaaaaaaatctaaaaaaatgctAGTTAGGTGGGTAACATAAAGTGCATTTatgccaaatatattataatattgtatattttgtataggtactaaattgtgtataattttaaatcaaaatctaatagtcattaggatttttgataagacagtacctacctatattcacgGCTACCACTCAATACTTTCctataaaattttgtatttattatattcatttagtatttagtatagttatcaaaatattatctattgacACAGTGCtatcagtattatgactaacGACATTCTTGTTTTACCGTACTTATGTAGTGaagcataaaaatacaatgacGAAGTCAGAATTTAGATGtcagacttaatttttttactaattgaaatatatagtattttcatacacgcctggcagtatataatttttattaaattattgaattataaaatgtatgaaaatgaaatatatgcttacaatacccataatggcataatatatgtccgttagtaaaatgtagatactaattgatataaataaatagtatttgatactgaaatttcaaatatattagaaaaattattttttgaggaatatttacatacttatttttaacagtttattaaatacaatgtatactgtataataagtacttaaataatatttaaaagtatttttatacaataacgtgtCACTCTTTTTAAGCAAACACATGGTATTTGTTATCGCTTTAAGTAGGGGATACCCAAAGTCATCAGCGTaactaggggggggggcttagcaccCCTATGAGGTTTTACTTTTTAGCCCCTTCTTAGGCTTGTAGTTAAAACCaaaatcattacaaaaaaaaaatgtgtaaaataataaattattatattataaaatatgatataaaataattgaaattgtgtatgtatgtaccaaATATGAATTTATCGTAATAGGTCAAAGTTTTCATGGAAGAAATATTTGAGGTAATAGAGTAAGAGCTTATCTGCGTGCCTATTGCATAATAGTTTCAAGCTTACCTATATAACgcccctattatatataatattaatatattattttataacctttaAATAGGTGGTGCCCGTGTCCCGTAttcatattacctacattagTTGTATTGCCCTTTCGTACAgtggttgaatattattaatactatttgtcCATATATTTGCCAATCCTGGGACACCTCGTCCTCGTCTATTGCTCGTCTTTTGCTCGACCTCTTGTGTTCATCGTCGTTTCTAGTCGGGTACGTAGacgatgtattttatttacatacgcgCATGCACTCGTCGGTTCACCTGCCCGGCTGCCCGCCACGTAGCCGACGAGAAACGACGTTAAACACAATAGGACGAGCAAAAGACGAAGACGAGTTGTGTTCGTCGTCGTTTCACCTGCCCGCCACGTAGACGACGAGAAACGACGACGAACACAATAGGACGAGCAAAAGACGAGCAAAAGACAAGCAAAAGACGACGAGTTGCCCGAGGATtggcaaatatatactactaaatgCCAAAcagctattaaaaatatattgagtatGTTATATGATGAACTGAAGAATACATAttgaaacagtaataattataacagataaaataataattaataatttaagtaaattataaatgatattttatgttcataataatgcattccattttttttataaaggtgatTTCCTTAGTGTTCCACCGATGATCCTTCAgcgtaatgatgaaaaattatattaacatttatgaaaattgaaatataattataaataggtaataatatatttttctgtcgtgtagaattgatttttttttattgttctgaagcctgaagtctgtatacctaaaatgttaaaaatttgaaatttatctgaaaatgtgtatttgagtactatctgtcattcagtgaaaatcaaaaatagtccaacaaattgtaaaaagaaatgaaattgaaaacattttaaacatttaatttattacttaaaatatatcataatttttattttcattctatcttaaaaatgtacctaaaataaataaataatctgtcgtaaataatctcaccaaatttaattattttaaaaggatgagaaccgctggtagatagtatatatatatataatataataatatgttagtttatacaccagtcgaacagtaaacattacattcttacactgactgttaatctgtggaataaataaaataatatttttattaaaaattattgaattataaaatgtatgaaaatgaaatgtattatttgtattacctagaGAGCACTAGTACAATTTGTTTGCTTACCAAGTGttgtattaaatacttttaaaaagtatttgagttgGTATCTgcctattattaataaactattaaaaatattctccaaaaaataatttttcttacgtATTtcctatttaagttttaaatactatttattttcactattagtaggtacctagattttaataaccgaattatgagtttttttttattatcaaacatccGCACCAATTCGCCTTTCAAAGCATACATCGAAATAATGCTATCTGTGCTTAGTTTCTACACTAATCGAACAGTAACCTTACATACTTACTCCGACCGTTTATCTGTGGCAGGGGTGAAATGAAAGGTGGATGAGGGTTAATAGATTCCCCCAGAaccttaataacatttttgtacaagaaaataatactttCTTTTATAGCAGCtaccttcattatattatgatacaaacaaaataaatttaatattttgaataaattcactttataagttataacttataacccatcattattttttttgaaacatatgtaTTTCAACAGGTTGAGAACAAtggtgcaaaatatattttcggaaataattatttttgaatttaaatcattccgaagtttattttaatatttcattttcataaattttaatacaatttttcattattacgaGGAAGGATTGTTGGTGGAACACTAAGAAAATCacctttatacaaataaatggaatgcattattattataacattaaatattatttataatttataatttacttaaattaattattattaatataatctgttataattattacttttttactatgtattattaagttcatCATATATCATACTCATTGTCTTTTTAATAGCTGTTCGgcatttatattctaataaaaaattacgttttatgcttaatttgatattattaataattgtgcttatataattttattttcatgcattaaatccttataatattctcatagTCTAAGAAAATGAAATttcatacatgtataataacaaataccGTTTACATAAGCAAAaacgaaaattttcaaactgtgtagatgatcagcgaatattaaaagtatgatatatcgttataatagcagttgaaaaatattaaaaatacattggcacagtttttttttataagcttttaaagttcgaattttgacaaaatttatcaaatttaataatgtaataattattttgtagttaaacatttataaaatattcaacttttaggtatagctaaggattgaaaattcaagacaaggttccatttaaataggttatatataaattaatattattaaagtgaccctaattattaatttttgtatccgcTTACTAATCGATTCTGTTTTTTTGTATGTGTATCCGCTAATAAAGCGTTCACATTATATTGTGCACACGGTTGCATTGTAGcacattattatctattataattatgctTGAAGTAGACATATAAAGTTACTAGAATcgtaagtttttactttatttctattattattctcgcCGTCAAACTTAGCGGCCGGTTAATGTCAACATCGGTGCcatcattgtatattttgtaagggtattaaattgtgtagaattttatttatttagtaataagtgttatgagtttaaaataaatttctatttccTCCCTTATACACTTTCATAATTACAacactattctgtgatataaaacaaattaaaaattatttaatacaaattattgaataaaatgtatgaaaatggattgtaaaataataatttttattaattatcgaattataaaatgtgtcaaaattaaatatatgaataatataaaacaaatcctgactaattcaaacttaaaaattgttttttaatgaagaacgattttagttttgtgttatattttaataattttatttgtgtgtagGGTTTTTGCGATTGAGTGAttgaatacatatataatatataatatacaattatataatactattatgtttagttataaACACAAATTAACAATCTAAGATACATATCATGGTACTAACTATAGCtactagtttttttaatattttagattctaagtggaacgatgaatgtattttttacacTGATgtgtgtctttttttttttatttttgtgtctgtgtacacgataagtagtcgaaataatgctttgcttttcaacttcagtatcttgttcgattggaAAGTGAGTATTGTTGatgcattgaggaggtcaaaattcaaaatttttaataattttaaaattaattttgtataatttataatattgtcaactattttttttaaaatttatatgtatttcaatgagttaataacaataatggtacaaaaacatttgcgaaaataattattttagaatttacatgtttgtatgtttaatctaagattttaaaatgtatttcaatattcctcacaagtttttatacccttatcaaaaaaaattcaaattaaattcaaagtcaaattacatttttacgagcttttgaaattcatattttcacaacatttgatattcacttgatttctctagtaacggttttcttattttgttgtaataaaaaaacgaatgactgtaaatgaaaatttcactgaacgttaatattaaacatttctatacaccgtaacaatttccaaataatatgaattgttttgagctatttacggacattttcagtttccatttttttttagtttttttttctataaatattaatgaaattttaattgttggttaaaaaagcgtgaaaatgtaatgcaaggcttatactatattgttatacaaaaattactttattcacaataatatcatcaaacatacttggtaatatcatagactgactgaccgttttctctcataatcgtttttcttaaacaatgatagtatataatttaaatttaaatttatcaccgTCCATTATACAGTGGGTCACAATTGACAAAAAGCATAGCGACATCCTCTtaccaacttttttattttttttttttgtgtctgtatacacgataagtacctagttgaaataatgcttctattttaacttcagtatcatgttcgatgggaaagtgaatattgttggtgcattgaggagatcaaaattcaaaatccttaatagtttttaaaaatgacaggataaacaacataaaaattaaggaaaacgggaatttttacgcaaaataggttttaaaaattaaacagattttgGGTACATTTTTCCCGGCCCACTGGAGGCTACACACCATATTACTCATGGTGTGACCTCACAGGGTTACCGGGATGATTGGGTGTGCGGGCTTGTTACAGCCAGAACCACGTGTTGAGgggaacaaaaaaattatatgtggtCCCCCGTCTTGCGACGCCTAACAAGATCGTGCATTTAATCATATTACGACAGATGAGTGTAGTTGACCGACGTCGGCCAGCATCAGCATTGCCCGTCCTTCGGACCCTCGTGGGTGGACTTAGCTCATCATGGTGGAGTGACGTGGGTGTCCAAAAATGTTCCTCAACCACAACGGTGAAATGTCAAAACGCCGGATCGGTGAAGCGTTGTATTTGTGACGCACACGGAAATGTCTTGTTCTATCAAGAACGTGTTGACGGTGGAGCGTGGTTCCGTGAAGACGGTGGAAAAAGCGTCGACTAGTCGAGCGGAaccgttgaaaaaaaatgtcgacCAATCGAGCGAAACGCTGTTGAAAACATATTGTGTGGTTCATAGGTAGAGTACTAGAGTACTCTtgctacaaatattttttagtttaagccTTTAAGGtgagtgtttttaaaataaactaataaaacaacaataatttattcgtgtgtgCTTTAACCCTGAAAaccacatttttatttgttattccaTCGGAGTAAACTTTGGTAtacagacttcaggcttcagaacaataaaaaaaaaatcaattctacacggcagaaaaatatattattacctatatataattttatttcattttaatacattttaatataattaactatattgtaatataatttttcatcataacGCGGAAGGATCATTGGTGGAACACTAAGAAAATCGCCTTCATAAAAAAGatgaaatgcattattattattatctgttataattattactgtttcacTATGTTTTATTAAGTTCATCATATTTCATACTCattgtctttttattttttaaaaggtgTATAgcatttatattctaaatattaaattttttggtttatttgataataataattgtgcctaaataattttatttttacgcattaaatgcttataatattctcataagctaatacaataaaatttcatacatataaaataacgtataccGTTTTGagaagcaaaaaaaaacgttctttgttcaagtggtacatgaaaattttcatACTGTGTAGGTGGGTAagcgaatattaaaagtatgagaaccactggtatattataagtatatatgttacgggcaaagtaGACTTTAGGGTAATGTTTACATTGCCCggacttaatattaatttttttaaatactattacttTTTGATCACAATTACACTgaacaatacataaatatcatgacttaaattatttattttcacaagtATTATTAGAATGACATTTTGAATTGCATTTTTCCCCTGATGccttacatttacattttttgtttaaatattgttgaggccaattacatctatcattgcatTTAACTTTCCTTCGGTGGTTCCTATCTTATAGTTATCGTCatggactataataataaatataaatattaaaattatatttattatacttaaatttatagtaaaattcgTGTTTTACCTGATAGGATAACTCCAAGAATACAACGAAGGTGGCTGTGAGCTCTGTCTACATCaggtattttgattttgacGGTTTCACCCACTTTTCTTTCACAAAATCTTTTTTCGGATTATTCTTTCATTCGATTCGCTTGAATTTTGAAGTTTCAACCCACTCTGTTCTTAcagtagttattttatttattctattatctatttttttttcttcattaattTCTTCAATCAATGCTTCATCAAATTCACTATGATCTCCAGTATTCATTGACGTAATAGCTGCCTCTAAATCTTCTTcggttttcaatttataattattgatattggaAGTAGCGATGATTTTAATCCAATTTTACACTACATCCAAACATTGCTTCATATTGGCTGCATTTTATTCCATGATGTAAGGAtcgattttttatgaattgaacAAATTTTATTCCTTCActccatttttttgttttgttgtctTGTAACCAAGTGGCAAGTATATTTTCCACATCTTGATTGGCCCTTTTGACGGACCCTTGACTTTGCGAATGTCTCGGTTTTTcgtgtaaaatttttaaatcttcccgcatattacataatttatttattattttattcacgaaTTCTCGGACATTGTCGCTTTGTAGAATCGTTGGTGCgccaaatgttgtaaaaatatcaagaaGTACATAAGCTACTTCTTCGGCACGCTTATGCATTAACGGGCGAAGCAAAACACATTTTGTCAGATGCTCCTGatacactaaaataaatttatagtttccGTCAGGTTGTGCCTGCATATCTATAAGATCAAATTGACATCTAGAATTCAAATTCATTTTAGATTATTGGCTTTACAACTAGACCTTTCTTTGCAGTACTGCCTTTCTTTTGACaagaaatacatacatttaaatataacataatcgattctctcgtaatattattatgttttttattaagttcataTTCCATACGGTTTCGTCCACCATGACCGATAGTTAAATgagtatcattaataatattaaataattcttcatTAAAAACATCGTACTTAAAATCATTACCTTCACTCACTggaacaattaatttttccacatTAGATACTGTTATTacgtcatattttttcaaaagtgtATGGCCTCTTGATTTCAGTTTAAGTTGTTTTACCTcagatattaattcataatatttaattttagtttaatatgtactattaacatttttttttttatgcattttctagattttttaaatattgctcttccattttaataaatttaatttaaataccatacatTAATTTAGCGAACGCCGAACACTATACCTACTAACACTACAACACGACACGACTATCCACTGCgctatactaaatagtattaaaaacccACATTTTGTACGATTCAatgattaagaaaataattattgtagaataCCAAAAAGGTTATACCGATTAACCAATAAGCCGTTAGcttaacacaataaaaaaaaaaattcacttagcaaagattaaaataaaagctCAAGTTACCATGTCCAATTTACTATAGGCAAAGTGTACTTGGACCGATCGAAGTGTAACCCTTCCCGgccaaaatagtaatttaatgcaTTGCCCAAAAACATCGGCCAAAGTATACATAGACCGGGCAATGTAAACATTGCCCGAAAGTCCactttgcccgtaacatatatatatatattataattatacaataatatgttggtcTTTACTGCAGTTAAACAGTAACATTACATTCTCACACCGACTGTTAatctgttgaataaaatattatagtatctatattatttgtaaaaattattgaattataaaatgtattaaaatgaaatgtattatattatccatgGGTGTCACAGTGAGCACTAATCCCGTTTGTGCCACACGACCCACCATCACCACACCTTTCGTTTCCAGTAGCAGATCtgatatgcatattgtattttttatatttattctgttTGTGTTTTTGTCATATAAATTATCTGTCCTTGGCCTGTTGCctcagatagttttatattctcgttcttaaaaccttgtattgtttactttctgcggccaacgcccttttattatcactattattttattattattattattaaaaagtatttgagaacctattattatacagtatatctggtatataataaactgtttaaaaattgtatttaaaatattcctcaaaaaataattttttttaatctattttaaatttaagtattaatactatttatttttatcaattagtatatacattttactaaccgacataaataggtattgttgggattgtaagtatatatttcattttcatacattttataattcaataattttaaaaaaactatatactgtcaggtgtgtatgaaaatactatatat
This genomic window from Metopolophium dirhodum isolate CAU chromosome 1, ASM1992520v1, whole genome shotgun sequence contains:
- the LOC132947592 gene encoding KRAB-A domain-containing protein 2-like, giving the protein MREDLKILHEKPRHSQSQGSVKRANQDVENILATWLQDNKTKKWSEGIKFVQFIKNRSLHHGIKCSQYEAMFGYLEAAITSMNTGDHSEFDEALIEEINEEKKIDNRINKITTVRTEWVETSKFKRIE